In Pseudomonadota bacterium, one DNA window encodes the following:
- a CDS encoding ATP-binding protein, with protein MSDDGLGLRLSIASEADVVIARTRGKELAKGIGFGLVDQTRIATGISELTRNILQYAQQGHITLRLVDASTPSPFNTFRRKGLEIVAEDHGPGIRDLNQILEGRSLSGRGLGLGIPGTRRLMDEFEIVSESGSGTRVRCIKWLA; from the coding sequence ATGAGTGACGATGGTCTCGGTCTGCGCCTCTCCATCGCCTCCGAAGCCGACGTGGTCATTGCGCGCACCCGCGGCAAGGAGCTGGCCAAGGGCATAGGGTTTGGGCTGGTCGATCAGACCCGAATCGCCACGGGCATCTCCGAGCTGACACGCAACATCCTGCAGTATGCCCAGCAGGGGCACATCACGCTTCGTCTCGTCGACGCCAGCACCCCCTCTCCGTTCAACACGTTTCGTCGCAAGGGGCTCGAGATCGTGGCGGAGGATCATGGCCCCGGCATCCGGGATCTGAATCAGATCCTCGAAGGACGAAGCCTCTCCGGCCGAGGGCTCGGGCTCGGCATACCTGGGACGCGCAGGCTCATGGACGAGTTCGAGATCGTATCCGAGTCGGGGTCGGGTACTCGGGTCCGGTGCATCAAATGGCTCGCGTGA